AAGAAGTTTATTTTACATGTATGCACTTTTTTTATTATAATTGTTTTATCTATCGGTACAATTCAAAATCCATATACTACTAATTATTTAGAGGATATTAAAAGGGAGAGTATTGCTGTTACTACCTTCGATGATCCTCTTTTTATAGAACTTAAACAATATGCAAAAGAGCATAACAAACCGCCGATCAATGCAGTAGTGGATAGAGTATGGAAAGCGGTACCTGGCCTTAATGGTCTTGAGGTTGATATCGAAGCATCCTATGAGAAAGTGCGTAAAGATGGGAAAATTTTAGAAAATAAGGTAGTATATAAACAAGTGCCGCCGGAAGTTCATTTACATGACCTTCCACCTTCACCGATTTATCGTGGTAACCCTGAAAAACAAATGGTTACATTTCTTGTAAATGTCGCGTGGGGAAATGAATATTTGCCGTCGATGCTAAAAATAATGAAAGCACATAACGTAAAATCAACCTTTTTTCTTGATGGATCTTGGACAAAGAAAAATCCAACCTTGGCGAAAATGATTATTGATGAAGGACATGAAATTGGTAATCATGCTTATTCTCATCCTGATATGAAAAAACTATCTAATTCGAGTATTACTGAAGAAATTAGAAAAACAAATGAAGTCATTAAAGCTACTTTAGATGTCACACCTACATGGTTTGCGCCACCTAGTGGAAGCTATCGACAGGATGTTGTTGATATTGCGAGAAGTATGGATATGTATACAATCCTCTGGACGGTTGATACAGTAGATTGGCGAAATCCGGAGCCTACAGCTATGGCTGGTCGTGTTCTACAAAAGGTAGAGCCAGGGGCGATGATTTTAATGCATCCAACAGCAAGTAGCGTTGGAGGATTAGAACAGCTTATAACTGGCTTAAAGGCTAAGGGGTATCAAATTAACACTGTTACGAATCTTCTTAGCGAGGAGAGAACGAGTGTTCCAAGTGAAACTCTAGAGTCATATTGAACAATTAGGAGGAAATTAGATTGATACAAAAGTTCGAAACTCCCAACGGTCTTAGAATCGTGTTAGAGAAAATCCCTACGGTAAGATCTGTTTCTATCGGAATTTGGATCGGAACAGGCTCTCGCTTTGAGACTGCAGAAGTAAACGGGGTCTCACATTTTTAGAGCATATGTTTTTTAAAGGTACAAAAAAGCGTTCTGCACAAGAAATTGCAGAAGCCTTTGATGGAATCGGTGGTCAGGTAAATGCGTTTACATCTAAAGAGTACACATGTTACTATGCTAAGGTTTTGGATGATCATGCCGAGATCGCTCTTGACGTCTTATCAGATATGTTTTTTCACTCCCTATTCGAATCAAAAGAGTTAGAAAAAGAAAAAAATGTTGTTTCTGAAGAAATTAAAATGTATGAAGATGCTCCTGATGATATTGTTCATGATTTGTTAGCTCAAGCAAGCTACGGATCTCATTCTTTAGGATATCCAATTTTAGGAACTCAAGAAACGTTGAATTCATTCTCTGAGAAAACGTTAAGAGATTATATGAATGATCAGTATACTGCCGAAAATGTAGTAATATCCGTAGCTGGTAATGTTGATGAAGAATTTGTCAAACAAATAGAGGCAATCTTTAAAGATGTTAAAAAGAGTGAAACAAAGCGTGAATATATTGCTCCTACATTTTTAGCTGAAAAAATGGTTCGTAAAAAAGAAACAGAGCAAGCACATCTGTGTTTAGGTTTTAATGGCCTTGCTATTGGCCACGAAGATATATATAGTCTTGTTCTTCTCAATAATATTTTAGGTGGAAGTATGAGCAGTCGCTTATTCCAAGATGTTAGGGAAAAGAAAGGGCTTGCTTATTCCGTCTTTTCCTATCACTCTTCGTATCACGATAATGGGATGTTAACTGTGTATAGTGGAACGGCCCCTCATCAACTTGATGAACTATACGAAACGATTATGGCAACACTTAATAGTATTTCTAAGCAGGGAATTACTGAAAAAGAGTTAACAAAAGGGAAAGAGCAATTAAAAGGTAACTTAATGTTAAGTTTGGAAAGTACGAACAGTCGAATGAGTCGAAATGGAAAAAATGAACTGCTTTTAAAACGTCATCGTTCTTTAGATGAAATGATTGAGGAGATCAATAGCGTTTCGATTTCTAATGTTAATAAATTAAGTTCAGAACTGTTTAGTCATCCGTTTTCAATCGCCTTAATTAGTCCACAAGGACAACTTCTTAGTAGCATGAAATAAAATTCTCAAAAAATACCGACTCTTGTTGGTATTTTTTTTTATTGTCCACATAAAAATGAAGTAGTTAGAGCTATATCCTCAAACTAGCTCCGCGGTGTGAATAGTTCAAATTAATCTAAGCTATGAATTAAGGGGGGACGTACGTGAGATTAAGTGAAATTAGCGGCAAAGAAATCATCGATTATGATAAAGGCGAACGGCTAGGTATGTTAGGTCAGACAGACCTTGTTATTGATGAAGAGACAGGGAAAATCGAATCGTTTATTATACCCTCGATGAAATGGTTTGGTTTAGGAAAGAAAGAAAAAGAAGTAACTGTTTATTGGCGTCAAATCATTAAAATCGGTGCAGATATGATTATTATCGATGTTGATAAGGAATAACGCTGTACTTTAACTGAATACGTTACGTCTAGGTGTTTGAAATTGAACCTTGAGGGACAGTAAAAGTCATGCATGATGCATGACTTTTTCTTTTGTAAAAGGCCCTGTAAACTTTGTGGCTTTTAGTAAAAGAGCGATTTATTAAAAGAGGCAATTGTCACCGATTAGTTCATTTATACATAATATGATTTTGAAATTAATAAGGAGTATTCCCCTGTGTAACGTTTTACAACGAAACAACAGTGAGAAAGGGGAGGAACAATGTTAACAGGGAAACATGTTGCAGTTATTGGTGGAGATGCAAGACAACTTGAAGTAATCCGCAAACTTATAGAGCTTGATGCAAAAATATCATTAATCGGCTTTGACCAACTAGACGAAGGGTTTGTTGGGGCTACTAAAGTTCAGCTTAGTCAGGTTGATTTTAGTACGATAGAAGCAATTGTGTTACCGGTCAGTGGAACAAGTTCAGAAGGCGAAATTGAAACCATTTTTTCTAATGAAAAAATTATCTTAAACGAAAACCACCTAAAAGCAACTCCAAAGCATTGTACAGTATTTTCAGGAATTAGTAATGAATATCTAAAAACGATCGTGCAAGCTGCCAAGCGAAAGCTGGTTGAATTATTTGAACGAGATGATGTAGCGATCTATAATTCTATTCCAACTATGGAAGGAACGCTAATGATGGTCATACAAAACACAGATATAACCATTCATCGTTCTAATATCGTAATTTTAGGTTTTGGTAGAGTGGGGATGTCAGTGGCGAGAGCTTTTCATGCCCTTGGTGCCAATGTAAAAGTAGCGGCACGTGAAAATCACCTACTAGCCCGAGTTTATGAAATGGGATTTCAACCGATTGAGTTGGATCAGCTAGCGAACGAAGTTTCAAATACTGATGTTTGTATTAATACGATTCCAGCTAGAGTACTAACTGCTACGGTATTGGCAAAAATGCCTACTCGTTGCCTAATTATTGACTTGGCTTCAAAACCAGGTGGTACAGATTTTCGTTATGCAGAAAAAAGGGGAATAAAAGCAATGCTTGCTCCCGGATTACCTGGGATTGTTGCCCCGAAAACAGCAGGGCAAATTATCGCAAATGTTCTTTCCAAATTGCTGCTAGAAGAACAAAACAACATTGAGGAGGAACAATCATGAAATTAAAAGGTAAACATATTGGATTTGGCTTAACAGGTTCCCACTGTACGTATAGTGCTGTTTTGCCTGAAATGAAAAGATTGGTTGATGCAGGCGCAAAAGTTACTCCATTTGTCACTCATACGGTCAAATCAACAGATACCAAATTCGGTGAAAGTGATGATTGGTTACGACAAATAAAGGAAATCACAAGTGAGGAAATTGTCGATTCAATTGTGAAGGCTGAACCATTTGGACCAAAGACTCCATTAGATTGTATGGTGATTGCCCCACTTACAGGTAACTCAGCTAGTAAATTTGCCAATGCATTGACTGATTCGCCTGTATTAATGGCTGCTAAAGCGACATTGCGAAACTTAAACCCAGTAGTTTTGGGTATTAGTACGAACGATGCTTTAGGCTTGAACGGGATGAATATTATGAAGTTAATGGCAACAAAAAACATTTACTTCATCCCTTATGGGCAAGACGATCCATTCAAAAAGCCAAACTCACTTGTGGCGAGAATGAGTGCGCTACAAGACACTGTCGAGGCGGCGATTGAAGGTAAGCAGTTTCAGCCTGTTCTAGTTGAACGATATAAAGATTAATCTTTCTCGCTACGAGAAACACAAGCCGTTTTCAATTGCCTTAGATTGTGATAAGATATTATCCATATGTATGGATATTTCATAAATAAAAACTTACGATTGTTAGCAGGTCATTGAATGTTTTATGAAAATTATTACTCGTAATTTACGAGTCTTAGAGACTTTGACGTGGCCCACAGGATGTGGGCGCTATGCGTCGAAGGGCTTTAATAATTAAATAAAACTAGCCAACTCTATACGAGAAATGGTAACAATCTATATACTATCTATTACTTTATTAGATGATAGTATAAGAAAATTTAGGCAGAAGAAATGTCTAAATTTTTAAATATAAGGAGGGAATTTTCACAATGGCAATGGAAACAGGATTTCATGTAGCGGTAGTTGGTGCAACAGGTGCAGTTGGAAAACAAATGCTTAAAACATTAGAGGAACGTAATTTCCCAATTTCGAAGCTTACATTACTATCATCTAAACGTTCTGCAGGAAAAACAGTAACTTTTAAAGGTGAAGAAGTAGTTATTCAAGAAGCTACTCCTGGGAGCTTTGAAGGAGTTCAGTTGGCTTTATTTAGTGCTGGCGGTTCTGTATCAAAA
The window above is part of the Anaerobacillus sp. CMMVII genome. Proteins encoded here:
- a CDS encoding YlmC/YmxH family sporulation protein; amino-acid sequence: MRLSEISGKEIIDYDKGERLGMLGQTDLVIDEETGKIESFIIPSMKWFGLGKKEKEVTVYWRQIIKIGADMIIIDVDKE
- the dpaA gene encoding dipicolinic acid synthetase subunit A, whose product is MLTGKHVAVIGGDARQLEVIRKLIELDAKISLIGFDQLDEGFVGATKVQLSQVDFSTIEAIVLPVSGTSSEGEIETIFSNEKIILNENHLKATPKHCTVFSGISNEYLKTIVQAAKRKLVELFERDDVAIYNSIPTMEGTLMMVIQNTDITIHRSNIVILGFGRVGMSVARAFHALGANVKVAARENHLLARVYEMGFQPIELDQLANEVSNTDVCINTIPARVLTATVLAKMPTRCLIIDLASKPGGTDFRYAEKRGIKAMLAPGLPGIVAPKTAGQIIANVLSKLLLEEQNNIEEEQS
- a CDS encoding dipicolinate synthase subunit B — translated: MKLKGKHIGFGLTGSHCTYSAVLPEMKRLVDAGAKVTPFVTHTVKSTDTKFGESDDWLRQIKEITSEEIVDSIVKAEPFGPKTPLDCMVIAPLTGNSASKFANALTDSPVLMAAKATLRNLNPVVLGISTNDALGLNGMNIMKLMATKNIYFIPYGQDDPFKKPNSLVARMSALQDTVEAAIEGKQFQPVLVERYKD
- a CDS encoding polysaccharide deacetylase family protein; protein product: MLKKFILHVCTFFIIIVLSIGTIQNPYTTNYLEDIKRESIAVTTFDDPLFIELKQYAKEHNKPPINAVVDRVWKAVPGLNGLEVDIEASYEKVRKDGKILENKVVYKQVPPEVHLHDLPPSPIYRGNPEKQMVTFLVNVAWGNEYLPSMLKIMKAHNVKSTFFLDGSWTKKNPTLAKMIIDEGHEIGNHAYSHPDMKKLSNSSITEEIRKTNEVIKATLDVTPTWFAPPSGSYRQDVVDIARSMDMYTILWTVDTVDWRNPEPTAMAGRVLQKVEPGAMILMHPTASSVGGLEQLITGLKAKGYQINTVTNLLSEERTSVPSETLESY